From the genome of Gemmatimonadaceae bacterium:
GCGACGATCGCGGCGAGCAGGGCGATCAGCATGCCGAGGCCCTCGTACATCAGCACGCCGAGGATGAGGCCAAATGAGATGAGGCAGTACGGGGCGACGCGAACGAGGGCTGCGCCTTCCGGCCCATATCGGTCCATCACCGTCGGCTTGTATTCCTTTGGTTCAGCCATGGTCCGGGTGCAGGGAAGTCGCGGGGTGGCGTGTCAATGCTAAGGATCGGGCGGTCCGGCGTTACCGGCGAGACACGATCGAACGAAGGACGGCTAATTCCGCCGAATGTATCGAGATGCGGCGAACCCAACTGCACCTTGACGGGATTCTCGGGCTAGCTAGTCCTTCATCTTGAAGGGGCACGTCCCTTGCCCGCCAAGCGAGGGTCGGTCCTGACCAGTCTGGTCGAAGGACCCGAAAGACTTTTTGCTGCGGCTTGGGCCGCGGGACAATACATGGCTCGACTTCGTTTGCGCTGGGCAGCCGCCTTGGCTTCGCTCACGCCGCTGCTGCTGTTGGGCGTTTCCACGAGCGTCGGCGCGCAAGGGTACTTCGGACGCAACAAGGTCCAGTACGAGAACTTCGACTGGAAGATCCTCAAGTCCGAGCACTTCGACAACTTCTTCTATCCCGCGGAATCCGTGATGGTGCACGACGCGGGACGGATGGCCGAGCGATGGTACTCGCGTCACTCGGACACGTTCCGGCATGCGTTCGATCGCAAGGAGCTCGTCTTCTATGCGGATCAGCCGGACTTCCAGCAAACGAACGTCATCTCGGAGCAGCTCGAGGAAGGCACGGGCGGCGTCACCGAGTCGAATCGCACGCGCGTGATCATGCCCTTCACGGGCTATTACAAGGATGAGGATCACGTGCTCGGCCACGAGCTGGTGCACGTGTTCCAGTACAACATCGCGGAAGGCACGCCGGGCGGCGGCTTGATGCGGCTGGACGCGCTGCCGCTCTGGCTGATCGAGGGCATGGCCGAATACTTCTCGCTCGGCCGCAACGATCCGCTCACCGCGCTGTGGATGCGCGACGCGGTGATGCGCGACAAGTTCCCGACGATCAAGCAGCTGACGACGGATCCGCGCTTCTTCCCGTATCGCTACGGGCAAGCGTTGTGGGCGTATGTGGGCGGACGCTGGGGCGATCGCGCGATCGTCGAGGTGTATCGGACCGCGCTCCGTCTGGGCTGGGATCAGGCGCTCGTGCGCGTGCTTGGCGAGAATCAGGATTCGCTTTCGAAGGACTGGGCGGCGGCCAACAAGGCGATGTATCTGCCTCAGCTGGCGGGCCGCACGCATCCGGATTCGACGGGAACGACGCTGATCGGCAACGCGAAGGGCGGGCCCGGCTACAACCTGTCGCCGACCATCAGCCCGGACGGCAAGTTGTTCGCGTTCTTCTCGAGCAAGAAGAACCTCTTCGGCATCGACCTGCTCGTGGGCGACGCGCAGACCGGGCGGATCATCAAGACGTTGGGCGGGCCGCAGAGCGACTCGCACTTCGACGCCATCAGCTGGACGCAGTCGGCCGGCGACTGGTCGCCGGACAGCAAGCACTTTGCGTTCATCGTGTATGCGGAGGGCAATCAGGAGATCGCGATTCTGAACACGCAGTCGACGAACGTCGAGCGGCGTATCAAGCTGCCGGGGATCGGCTCGGTGATGCACATCTCGTGGTCGCCGGACGGCAAGTCGCTCGTCTTCACCGGCCAGGCGGGCGGCATTAGCGATCTTTATTTATTGGACTTAAATGCCGGTACGGTGCGGCAGCTCACGAACGACAAGTACGCCGACTATCAGCCGACGTTCTCGCCGGACGGCAAGACGATCGCGTTCTCGACCGATCGTGGTCCGGAGACCGACTTCGACAAGCTGCAGGATTCGCAGCTCCAGCTGGCGACGTACGACCTCGCGACGGGGCGGATCTCGGTCTTCTCGCCGTTCGCGCACGGCAAGCATCTCAATCCGCAGTTCTCGCCCGACGGAAAGGACCTGTTCTTCATCTCGGATCAGGACGGGTTCCCGGACGTCTACCGGTTGAACCTCGAGTCCAAGGAAGTCTTCCGCGTGACGCACGTCGCAACGGGCGTCAACGGATTGACGACGTATTCCCCGTGTCTCTCCGTCTCACGGACGACGGGACGCATGCTGTTCAACACGTTCTACGATCAGGGCAACGAGATTCGGGCGCTCGACGCTTCGCAGACGGTCGGCACGCCGGTCGTCGCGGCGTCGGTGGCTGAAGGCTCCATGCTGCCGCCGCCGCAGGTCACGCGCAGTCTCGTCACTGGCTATCTCGCCGACGCGACGTCCGGTTTGCCGAGTGGCAGTGACTTCACCGTCGAGCCGTATCACTCGTCGTTCTCGCTCGACGCCATCGGCCAGCCGAGCCTGGGCGTGGTGGCCGGTGGTCCGTTCGGCACCGGTGTGGCGGGCGGCGTGTCGATGATCTTCGGCGATCAGTTGAGCGACCGGCAGATCTTTGCGGCCATTCAGGCGAACGGCACGGTGAAGGACATCGGCGGCGCGCTCCAGTACTACAACATGAAGAAGCGATGGAACTGGGGCGTCGGACTCGAACACGTTCCGTATCTCACGGGCGGCGTCTATCTCACGGACACGACGCTCGATGCCGGTGGAGGGAATAGCGTCGCGGGGTACAACGTCAACCAGTTGCTGCAACGCATTTACATCGATCAAGCCGCGATCTTCACGCAGTATCCCTTCTCGACGACGCGACGATTCGAGTTCACGGCGAACGTGACGCACTACGGCTTCGACACGGAGCTCTTCCAAACCGTGTTCGTGGGCAACACGATCGTCGACGAGCGAACGACGACGCTCCAGAACCAGTACAAACCGGTGCTGTTCGCCGAACCGTCGGTGGCGCTGGTCGGTGACAACGCGTTCGACGCATTCACGTCGCCCGTGCAGGGCGAACGATTCCGATTGCAGTACACGCCGACCTTCGGGTCGGTGACCTATCAAACCGCGTTGGCCGACTATCGGCGATACTTGTTCTTCCGGCCGTTCACGCTCGCGTTCCGCGGGCTGTCGCTCGGTCGATACGGCAGCGGCGCCGAAGACGTGAACACGACGTGGCCGATTTATCTCGGTGAAGAAACGCTGATGCGCGGGTACGGCTACGGCTCGTTCACGAGCGACGAGTGCAGCAGCAGCACCGCCGGGACGCCCGCGAACAACGCGAACACACAGGGTTGCCCGGCGTTCGAGCGGTTGTTCGGCAGCAAGGTCGCCGTCGTGAACACGGAGTTCCGCATTCCGCTGTTCGGCGTCGAAGGCTTCGGTCTCGTGAACTTCCCGTTCCTGCCGACTGAAGTGTCGCCGTTCTTCGATGCCGGCGTGTCGTACACGAATGCGCAGAGTCCGGACTTCCGCTTCTCGTCGTCGGGCGACAAGCCGGTCTCATGTCCGGTGGCCGCGTCGAGCGCGCAGGCGCAGGCGCAGTCGTTCTATCCCTGCGCCGATCGCATTCCGGTGTTCAGCACCGGCGTGTCGTTCCGGTTCAACTTGATGGGGTACGCGATCATGGAAGCGTACGCGGCGCATCCGTTCCAGAGACCCAAGAAAAATTGGGTTTGGGGAGTCCAGTTGGCGCCGGGATGGTAGTCGGCGCGCGCTCGACCACCTACCACGAGTACAATGCTCGATACAGCGCGCGATTTCTCTGCACGGTACGCACGTAATCGCGCGTCTCGACGAACGGAATGCGCTCCGCGAACATCTCCGCATCATCCACTCCGGGCTTCGCCGCCCATCGCGTGACGCGCGAGCCGCCCGCGTTGTACGCCGCCAGCACGCGCGCGATCGTTCCGTACTGCTTCACCGCTCCGGCAAGATGCTCGGTGCCGAGTTGCAAGTTGGCGTCGGGATCGAACAGCAGCGCTGGATACCAAACCGGGAAACCGAGCGAGTGCGCGACGTCTTCGCCAACGGACGGCAGCACTTGCATGAGACCGCGCGCGCCCGCGACCGACACGGCATGCGCGTTGAAGTTCGACTCCTGCCGAATGAGGCCCGCGACGAGTAACGGATCGAGATCGTGCGCCTTCGCGTCGCGAAGCAGTTCGTCGCGGTCGAGCACCGGATAGAGCAGGCGGTACGCGCGCGCGTCGCGTTGTCCCGATTCGATGAGCTTCTGCGCGAGCCGAATGGCGCGCGACGGTTGGCCGTGCAAGAGAAACGCGTGCGCGGTCGCCGCGAGCCGCTCGGGCGACGACGACGCGGCTTCATCGAGCGCGTCGTACTCGAATCGCGCCTCGACGTCCATGCCGAGCCGCTCGAGCAGCGCGATGCGCTTGAACGCGCTGTCGATCGCAGGAAAAGCGGCGAATGAATCCGCACGCGCCGCCGGCGTCCACGCCGCTTGCTTCAGCCGCTCGGCGCCGAGGGACGCGTAGTAGGACGTCGGCGATTGTGCGATTACTTCACGCCAACGCGTATTGGCCAACGTTGAATTCCCCGTCGTGGCATAGGCGCGGCCGCTCCAGTAGCGCGCGGCGGTCGCATCATCCGCGTTGGGTGAGAGCGTCCAGACCGAATCGAATTCCGCGGCGGCCGCGTGTGCATTGCCCTGCACCATCGCGAGCAGCGCCGCATCAAATCGCGCGTTGGATGCGCGGTTGCTCGTCGGATAGTGAACGTACAACTGCTGATAGTATGCGCGTGCCTGTTGATCGTTGCCGTCATCAGTGGCGAGATCGGCAAGGAGATAGAGTGCGGAGCTCGCCGCGCCCGTATCGTTCGGAAATTTGGCGATGACGTCGCGCAGGGCCGCGCGAGTCGCATCCGCCGTTCCGGACGTGAGCAGCACTCGTGCGCGCTGATAGTCGGCCTGCCCGGCGAGTGGCCCTTCAACGAGCGCCAACTGCGCGAGCGCATCACGCGAGCGATTCACACGCGCGAGCACCTGCGCATAGAGCATGCGGTCGTTCGGCGTGGTGAGCGCGGGTTGCGAGAGCGCGTGCTCGAACGCGGCGACCGCGCGCGCCGGCGGTCCGGACACGGCGGCGCTGCGAGCGATCACAAGCTCCTGCGGCGGCGAGAGCGACGAAAACGCCTTGTCGAGTACATCGACCGCGGCCTTGGCGTCGGCGCTGCCAGGGTGCATTCGAATGAACGACAGCAACTCGTCGCGCACGGCGGCGCGTCTGACGGTGTCGGGCGCCACGGACATCCTCAGCCGCAGCGCGGAGACCGTCGCACCCAACGCCGCATAGCGCGCCGCGGCGCCCAAGGCATCTTCGTAGCGTTCGCGCGTTTGCGCTTCGGTCCACGGTACGCGAGCGCGCGCGGCCGGAAGCGTGATACTCGCATACGATTTCGCGCGGTCGGCCGAGTCGCGCTCGACGCCGGCGACGCGCAGAGCGAGCCAATCATGCAGGGGCCGTAGCGCCGCGGCCGCGCGCGCGTACATGACGGCGGCGCTATCGAAGTAGTTGCCGCGCTCCAGCGCGCGCGCGAGCAACACGCTTCGGACGGCGCGCGTGTCGGGCGTCGTCGCGTCTCGTAGCGCCGCTTCCGCATTCGTCAGCGCGAGCGTATCGACGCCGCGCTCCAGCGCGGAGCGTGCAAGAAGCTCGCGGCCTTCGCCGTTGTTCTCAGTGTCGAGCCACGTCTCGTGCGCGAGCAGTTTGTCAACCTCAACCCAGCCGTCCCACCCCGCGGCGGCACGCGCCGCAACGAGCAGCGTAGCCGGTGTGCGGCGCGCCGGTGACTTCAGCACGGGACCGAGTAACTGCGTCGCGCGCCACGGATGCCCGCTGTCGATCAAGGCCTGCGCGGGGCGGAGCGCGCTATCGCTCGAGACGTTCTGTGCCGAGGAGTGAGAGACGTCGCCGGACGCGCTCGCTTCGTGTTCCGAGGAGCAGGACGACAAGACTACGAACGCGGCGAGGAAGAGACGCATCATCGTACGTGGAAAATATCACGAACCATACCGGGGACCACGGAACTGGGACGGCGACGTTCACGGATCGGCACGGAGAGGGCGTGAAGTGCAGTTGACAGCAGTGGGCTTGTGGTCTTCAAAGCAAGAAAAGGAAAAACCCTCGGCCGCTTCAATGCTGAAGCGAGCCGAGGGATTTTTCTTACTTGCTGTCAGCGGCAGTTCACGGCCGTTGACGCCGTCTCCGTGCCTGTCCGTGAACGTCGCTGTTTCAGGTCCGTGGCCGAGATTCTGCGGCTACTTCTTGGCAGTGCCTGCCTGCACCGCCTCGTTGGGCTTGTCCACCAGCCAGTAGTCGAACCACTGCCTGAGCCGGCTCAGACGATCGACGAGCAGCCACGGCTCGCCCGTCCGCGACAGATCGTGATTCGACCGCGGATACCGCACGAACTCCACCGGTACATTCTGCTTCTTGAGCGCCATGAACCACAATTCCGCGTTTCCGATCGGTGTGCGGAAATCCTCTTCGCTCTGCACGAGCAGCGTGGGCGTCTTCACCTTCTTCACGTACCGAATTGGCGAGAGCGTGTCGTACATCACCTGATTTTCCCACGGCTTGCCGAAGAACTCACCCTCCGTCAGGCCCTGCGCATCCGACGCACCGTACCAGTACGTCCATTCGCTGATCATGCGATCGGCTTCCGCCGCCTTGAACCGATTGGTCTTCGTCGTCACCCATGCCGTCATGAAGCCGCCGTACGAGCCGCCCGTCACGCCCATACGCGTGGAGTCCACATCGGGACGCTTGGCCACGATGTTGACCGCGCGCATGAGATCATCGAAATCCCGGCCGCCCCAGTCGCCGCGGCTCGCATACGTGAACTCGGTGTTCGTGCCGCTCGATCCGCGCGGATTCGTGAACAGCACCATGAATCCGGCGCCGGCGAGACTCTGGAACTCGTCGAACCACCCTTCGTTGTAGTCCGAGTGCGGTCCACCGTGGATGTACAGCACGACAGGGTACTTCTTCGACGCCGTATAGCCGGGTGGCTTCATGAGCCACGACTCGACGTCCAGACCACCGATGCCTTTCGTGACGAAACGCTCGGCGTCCGCCCACTCGACTTCCGAGTTCAGCTTGTCGTTGAACGCGGTGAGCTTGCGCTCGCCGCTGCCGTCGGCGTTCGCGATGAACAACTCTGTCGGATGCGTGAGGTCCGTCGCGACGAAGACGATGTGCTTCTCGTCCGCATCGTACGTCGCGTTGTTGATCACGCGACGGCCGCCGAGAACGGTCGTGATTTTCTTCGTCGCTGGATCGATGGTGTACACGCCGCGGCTTCCGCCGGTCGACGTGATCATCGCGATCTCGCCATTCTTCAACCAGCGAATCTGCCCAGGCTCGTATCCCCAGCTGCCGAGAACGTCCTGCGGCTTGCCGCCGCCGGCGTCGACCACGAACAAGCGCTGGTTCTTGAAGCGCCCCAGCTGACCGACGAACGCAATGCGCTTCGAGTCCGGCGACCATTGGAGGTTCGTCTCGTTGCCCGCGTACTCGATTTTTCGCGGCGCGCATTCGGCACTCTGTGCTTCGCACGCCGCGACGGGCAGCACGAAGATCTCGGTGTCGTTGCGGGGCATCTCGTCGCGTTTGCGATCCGGTGCCAGCTTCGCGATCGAATCACGCTCGGCCGTCACCGCGGAGTCGGAACGCAACTTCGCGTCGGCGGTAAACGCAATCCACTTCCCGTCAGGCGACACGACGACGTCGCGGTGCGAGTAGTTGGTGTTCGTGATCTGCTTCGGCGCGCCGCCTGCGCGAACGATTTCAATCTGCGCGGGACGCGGCGTATTGACGCGCGGCGCCGTGCGCGGACCGGGAATGAATTCGTGCAAGCCGTTCGACTTGTAGAGCATCTCGTCGATCTGCCGCCCATCGAAGCGCGCCGGATTCTCAGGCTTCGTGATCGCGTTGTAGGGCGGACGCGCGATCGGCTTCATATGAGCGAAAGGATCGTTCGGCAGCGCATCGCTGGTCGAGTCCTGCGCGGCGCCACCGCGTCCTCCGCCGCCGCGTCCACCTCGACCAAAACCACCATTGCCGGTCACGCGCACCGAGAAGCTCTTGTCCGCGGGCTGCGAGCCCGACTCGAACTGCGGCGCGCGTTCAGGCTGAAACGCTTCGCCCGACGGCTGATCCATGCGCAACGCCCAATTGGTGCCGCGCGTCTCCGGGCGCTCCGAGGTGAAATACAGAATCTTGCCGTCGTCGGAGAATCGCGGAGCGCTGCTCTCGAATGACGGCGAAGTGTATCGCATCGCCGGTCCGCCCTGCGTTGGCACCACCCAGACTTCCGAGTGGCGGCGATTCTCCGCTTCGCGCACAGTCGTCACGGTAAAAGCGATCTTGCCGCCGTCGGGCGAAAGGGCCGGCGCGGCAACTGTCGTGACCTTGTACCAGTCCGCGGGAGTGAACGCGTGTCGTGCCTGTTGTACTTGTTGCACTTGTTGCGCGAAAGCGGTCGCGGGCAGCAGTGCCACCGTCGCGGCGGTGGAGAAACGGAGGGACATCAGAGGGACTCCGAGGGTGGGGAATTTTGAACGGGGACGGGACCCGGGCCCCGTCTTGTATTAACGCACCGCTGTGACAGACGTTGGCGGTAACGCGCCGGCGATTGTGTGGCGGGGATCGCTCTTGCGGCGGCTCTTGTCGGCGTACATGGCGCGATCGGCGTGCTCGATGGCCAGCGCGAGCTCCTCGGAGCTTGGAAAATCGGCGGCGCCCAGACTGACGGCGAGCCGAATCCGCTGCGCGGTGGGACCCGCAAGCACGGGCTCCGCGGCCTCGACGACGTTACGTATGCGTTCGATGACGTCGTTCGCGTGCGCGGACGGGACGATGAGCAGAAACTCGTCGCCGCCCCAGCGATACAACTTGTCGTAAGGGCGCAGTGTCGATCGCAACACGTCGGCGCAGCGTCGCAACAGCTGATCGCCCGCTGAATGGCCGTGTTCATCGTTCACAGTTTTCAGATTATCCAGATCGGCGAGCACCACGGTGCCGAACGTCGCGCGCACCATGTCGAGGCCGACGCCCTCGGCGAATGCGCGGCGATTCATCGAATCGGTGAGCGAATCGTAGAGCGCCGCGCGGCGCAGCTGATCGTGCGTCACCTGCAACTCCGCTTGCGCGTCATCCATCTGCCGCTTGGCGTCCTCCATCAGGATCAACACCATCGAATAGCCGAGGAGGATGTTGGCCGCGAGATCGAAGTAGGTGTTGAAGCTGACGACGACACTCACCGCTTGGGGGAGAATCGAGTCGCTGTTCCGAATCGCCACGCCGAAGGCGCCCGCATACATCAGCCACAACAAACCAAGGAACGCGAAGCACGCTCCGGTCGCTGAATTGCCGAACGTTTTCCGGCGACGCGGAAGCCACAGCAGCGCCGATGCACAATATCCAAGCGCGGGGACGGCGATCGCGCTTTGCCAGATCACCATCTCGTTCAGGCCGTGTCGCGATGCGAGGGTCGACGCGATCGCGAACACGAGCGCGATGACCCACAACCGTCGCGTGGTGGCGACGCTGCTTCCCGTTCCGGCGACGTACATCAGCGTGCCGCGCAGAAAGAGAATGAATCCCATCCCTTTCGCGAACTGATACACGAAGTATGAGGCGCGCACGACGGGATGTGTTTCCGCGAGCGTGCTGCCGGCAATCGCCGGCACGACCACCAGTCGAATCGCCAATGCGGCGATCGCGACCGAGAACGCCAGCCAGGCCGACATCCACGCGCCGAAGTACGCGCG
Proteins encoded in this window:
- a CDS encoding transglycosylase SLT domain-containing protein; protein product: MMRLFLAAFVVLSSCSSEHEASASGDVSHSSAQNVSSDSALRPAQALIDSGHPWRATQLLGPVLKSPARRTPATLLVAARAAAGWDGWVEVDKLLAHETWLDTENNGEGRELLARSALERGVDTLALTNAEAALRDATTPDTRAVRSVLLARALERGNYFDSAAVMYARAAAALRPLHDWLALRVAGVERDSADRAKSYASITLPAARARVPWTEAQTRERYEDALGAAARYAALGATVSALRLRMSVAPDTVRRAAVRDELLSFIRMHPGSADAKAAVDVLDKAFSSLSPPQELVIARSAAVSGPPARAVAAFEHALSQPALTTPNDRMLYAQVLARVNRSRDALAQLALVEGPLAGQADYQRARVLLTSGTADATRAALRDVIAKFPNDTGAASSALYLLADLATDDGNDQQARAYYQQLYVHYPTSNRASNARFDAALLAMVQGNAHAAAAEFDSVWTLSPNADDATAARYWSGRAYATTGNSTLANTRWREVIAQSPTSYYASLGAERLKQAAWTPAARADSFAAFPAIDSAFKRIALLERLGMDVEARFEYDALDEAASSSPERLAATAHAFLLHGQPSRAIRLAQKLIESGQRDARAYRLLYPVLDRDELLRDAKAHDLDPLLVAGLIRQESNFNAHAVSVAGARGLMQVLPSVGEDVAHSLGFPVWYPALLFDPDANLQLGTEHLAGAVKQYGTIARVLAAYNAGGSRVTRWAAKPGVDDAEMFAERIPFVETRDYVRTVQRNRALYRALYSW
- a CDS encoding S9 family peptidase; the protein is MSLRFSTAATVALLPATAFAQQVQQVQQARHAFTPADWYKVTTVAAPALSPDGGKIAFTVTTVREAENRRHSEVWVVPTQGGPAMRYTSPSFESSAPRFSDDGKILYFTSERPETRGTNWALRMDQPSGEAFQPERAPQFESGSQPADKSFSVRVTGNGGFGRGGRGGGGRGGAAQDSTSDALPNDPFAHMKPIARPPYNAITKPENPARFDGRQIDEMLYKSNGLHEFIPGPRTAPRVNTPRPAQIEIVRAGGAPKQITNTNYSHRDVVVSPDGKWIAFTADAKLRSDSAVTAERDSIAKLAPDRKRDEMPRNDTEIFVLPVAACEAQSAECAPRKIEYAGNETNLQWSPDSKRIAFVGQLGRFKNQRLFVVDAGGGKPQDVLGSWGYEPGQIRWLKNGEIAMITSTGGSRGVYTIDPATKKITTVLGGRRVINNATYDADEKHIVFVATDLTHPTELFIANADGSGERKLTAFNDKLNSEVEWADAERFVTKGIGGLDVESWLMKPPGYTASKKYPVVLYIHGGPHSDYNEGWFDEFQSLAGAGFMVLFTNPRGSSGTNTEFTYASRGDWGGRDFDDLMRAVNIVAKRPDVDSTRMGVTGGSYGGFMTAWVTTKTNRFKAAEADRMISEWTYWYGASDAQGLTEGEFFGKPWENQVMYDTLSPIRYVKKVKTPTLLVQSEEDFRTPIGNAELWFMALKKQNVPVEFVRYPRSNHDLSRTGEPWLLVDRLSRLRQWFDYWLVDKPNEAVQAGTAKK
- a CDS encoding GGDEF domain-containing protein; protein product: MQPPSQTFPVLSFLGVLVQFGGALMLVALFVMLRRFVLRRAYFGAWMSAWLAFSVAIAALAIRLVVVPAIAGSTLAETHPVVRASYFVYQFAKGMGFILFLRGTLMYVAGTGSSVATTRRLWVIALVFAIASTLASRHGLNEMVIWQSAIAVPALGYCASALLWLPRRRKTFGNSATGACFAFLGLLWLMYAGAFGVAIRNSDSILPQAVSVVVSFNTYFDLAANILLGYSMVLILMEDAKRQMDDAQAELQVTHDQLRRAALYDSLTDSMNRRAFAEGVGLDMVRATFGTVVLADLDNLKTVNDEHGHSAGDQLLRRCADVLRSTLRPYDKLYRWGGDEFLLIVPSAHANDVIERIRNVVEAAEPVLAGPTAQRIRLAVSLGAADFPSSEELALAIEHADRAMYADKSRRKSDPRHTIAGALPPTSVTAVR